A genomic segment from Actinomadura hallensis encodes:
- a CDS encoding succinate dehydrogenase/fumarate reductase iron-sulfur subunit: protein MKLTLRVWRQSGPQDKGRMVEYKLDDVSPDASFLEMLDVLNEKLIAEGEEPIAFDHDCREGICGMCSLVINGTPHGPERATTTCQLHMRKFKDGDVIDVEPWRAAAFPVVKDLVVDRSAFDRIIQSGGYITAPTGTAPEAHAVPVPKPDADRAFEAAECIGCGACVAACPNGSAALFLGAKVTHLGLMPQGQPERWDRVVSMLETHDEEGFGGCTNTGECTVACPKGIPLDVIGRLNHDYLKATAGGKKR, encoded by the coding sequence ATGAAGCTCACCCTGCGCGTCTGGCGCCAGAGCGGCCCCCAGGACAAGGGGCGGATGGTCGAGTACAAGCTCGACGACGTCTCCCCTGACGCCTCGTTTCTGGAGATGCTTGACGTCCTCAACGAGAAGCTCATCGCCGAGGGCGAGGAGCCCATCGCGTTCGACCACGACTGCCGCGAGGGCATCTGCGGCATGTGCTCGCTGGTCATCAACGGCACCCCGCACGGCCCCGAGCGGGCCACCACCACGTGCCAGCTGCACATGCGCAAGTTCAAGGACGGCGACGTCATCGACGTCGAGCCGTGGCGGGCCGCGGCGTTCCCGGTCGTCAAGGACCTGGTCGTCGACCGCTCGGCGTTCGACCGGATCATCCAGTCGGGCGGCTACATCACCGCGCCGACCGGCACCGCGCCCGAGGCGCACGCCGTGCCCGTCCCGAAGCCCGACGCCGACCGCGCGTTCGAGGCCGCCGAGTGCATCGGCTGCGGCGCCTGCGTCGCGGCCTGCCCGAACGGCTCGGCCGCGCTGTTCCTCGGCGCCAAGGTCACGCACCTGGGGCTGATGCCGCAGGGGCAGCCGGAGCGCTGGGACCGCGTCGTGTCCATGCTGGAGACCCACGACGAGGAGGGCTTCGGCGGCTGCACCAACACCGGCGAGTGCACCGTCGCCTGCCCGAAGGGCATCCCGCTGGACGTCATCGGGCGGCTCAACCACGACTACCTGAAGGCGACCGCGGGCGGCAAGAAGCGCTGA